In Phenylobacterium zucineum HLK1, one DNA window encodes the following:
- a CDS encoding adenosine deaminase, with the protein MTALADFIRGLPKAELHLHIEGSLEPEQMFEFARRNRVDLPFRTVEEVRAAYAFSNLQDFLDIYYQGANVLRTEADFHDLALAYFRRVAADGARHVELFFDPQTHTDRGVPFQVVADGLMGGMAEAEKTLGVSSSLILCFLRHLDEDAAFATLNMAEPYLDRILGVGLDSSEVGHPPSKFAGVFKAARERGLKLVAHAGEEGPPEYVWEALDVLGVDRIDHGNRALEDEALVRRLVAEGITLTVCPLSNLKLCVVDDLKQHPLKRMLALGLKATINSDDPAYFGGYLAQNWTETAEALGLTRDELVTLAKNSFTGAFLPPEVVARHVADIDAYVQRSAAPA; encoded by the coding sequence ATGACTGCGCTCGCCGACTTCATCCGCGGCCTGCCCAAGGCCGAGCTCCACCTCCACATCGAGGGCAGCCTCGAGCCCGAGCAGATGTTCGAGTTCGCCCGCCGCAACCGCGTGGACCTGCCGTTCAGGACCGTGGAGGAGGTGCGCGCCGCCTACGCGTTCTCCAACCTGCAGGACTTCCTCGACATCTACTACCAGGGCGCGAACGTCCTGCGCACCGAGGCGGACTTCCACGACCTCGCCCTCGCCTACTTCCGCCGGGTGGCGGCCGACGGCGCCAGGCACGTCGAGCTGTTCTTCGATCCCCAGACCCACACCGACCGGGGCGTCCCGTTCCAGGTGGTGGCCGATGGCCTGATGGGCGGCATGGCCGAGGCCGAGAAGACCCTGGGCGTCAGCTCCAGCCTGATCCTCTGCTTCCTGCGCCACCTGGACGAGGACGCCGCCTTCGCCACGCTCAACATGGCCGAGCCCTACCTCGACCGCATCCTGGGCGTGGGTCTGGATTCCTCGGAGGTCGGCCACCCGCCGTCGAAGTTCGCCGGGGTGTTCAAGGCCGCCCGTGAGCGGGGGCTGAAGCTGGTCGCCCACGCCGGCGAGGAGGGGCCGCCCGAGTACGTCTGGGAGGCGCTGGACGTCCTGGGCGTCGACCGGATCGACCACGGCAACCGGGCCCTGGAGGACGAGGCCCTGGTCCGCCGGCTGGTGGCCGAGGGGATCACCCTGACGGTCTGCCCGCTGTCGAACCTGAAGCTCTGCGTGGTCGACGACCTGAAGCAGCACCCCCTGAAGCGGATGCTGGCCCTGGGGCTGAAGGCCACGATCAACTCGGACGACCCGGCCTATTTCGGCGGCTACCTCGCCCAGAACTGGACCGAGACCGCTGAAGCTCTGGGCCTGACGCGCGACGAGCTGGTGACCCTCGCCAAGAACAGCTTCACCGGCGCCTTCCTGCCGCCCGAGGTCGTCGCCCGCCACGTGGCCGACATCGACGCCTACGTTCAGCGGAGCGCCGCGCCCGCCTGA
- a CDS encoding parallel beta-helix domain-containing protein, which yields MLRFAAATAAAALLAGAAHAKTIAVEPGPDAQERLQIALLDARPGDVVQLAAGRYELTDGLSLDVDDVTVKGAGPDATVLSFKGQKGAGEGLLITSDRVTVRDLAVEDTRGDGVKAKGSDEISFLNLRVEWTGGPNEKNGAYGVYPVSSTNVLVDKVVVRGASDAGIYVGQSKNIVVKRSVAEFNVAGIEIENSYNADVFDNVATRNAGGILVFDLPNLPQMGGHSTRVFRNKVVQNDTPNFAPKGNIVANVPTGTGVMVMANRNVHVFENEIDGNQSSAVMLVSYTEAFDDKSYNPLPRDIVVRDNRLGRNGWDPQFDGGKMLALIGGGAVPPVLWDGVATFNGGEPARIRLVDGPVMNLQLPGPGQLDKAKPKVAPTWGDAALPEPEPVVLPQRQIDLGA from the coding sequence ATGCTGAGGTTCGCCGCCGCGACCGCCGCCGCCGCGCTTCTGGCCGGCGCGGCCCACGCCAAGACCATCGCCGTGGAGCCCGGCCCCGACGCCCAGGAGCGGCTGCAGATCGCCCTGCTCGACGCCAGGCCCGGCGACGTGGTGCAGCTCGCCGCCGGCCGCTACGAGCTGACCGACGGGCTATCGCTCGACGTGGACGACGTGACGGTGAAGGGGGCGGGCCCCGACGCCACGGTGCTCTCGTTCAAGGGCCAGAAGGGCGCGGGCGAGGGCCTGCTGATCACCTCGGACCGGGTCACCGTGCGCGACCTCGCGGTGGAGGACACCCGCGGCGACGGGGTGAAGGCCAAGGGGTCCGACGAGATCAGCTTCCTGAACCTGCGGGTCGAATGGACCGGAGGGCCGAACGAGAAGAACGGCGCCTACGGCGTCTATCCGGTCAGCTCCACGAACGTGCTGGTCGACAAGGTGGTGGTGCGGGGCGCGTCCGACGCCGGCATCTACGTGGGCCAGTCGAAGAACATCGTGGTCAAGCGCAGCGTCGCCGAGTTCAACGTCGCCGGCATCGAGATCGAGAATTCGTACAACGCCGACGTCTTCGACAACGTCGCCACCCGCAACGCCGGCGGCATCCTGGTGTTCGACCTGCCGAACCTGCCGCAGATGGGCGGGCACTCCACCCGCGTGTTCCGCAACAAGGTCGTGCAGAACGACACGCCGAACTTCGCGCCCAAAGGCAACATCGTCGCCAACGTGCCGACGGGCACCGGCGTGATGGTGATGGCCAACCGCAACGTCCACGTCTTCGAGAACGAGATCGACGGCAACCAGTCCTCGGCCGTGATGCTGGTCAGCTACACCGAGGCGTTCGACGACAAGAGCTACAACCCGCTGCCCCGCGACATCGTCGTGCGCGACAACCGGCTGGGCCGGAACGGCTGGGACCCGCAGTTCGACGGCGGCAAGATGCTGGCCCTGATCGGCGGCGGCGCCGTTCCGCCGGTGCTCTGGGACGGCGTGGCGACCTTTAACGGCGGCGAGCCGGCGCGCATCCGGCTGGTGGACGGCCCGGTGATGAACCTGCAGCTGCCCGGCCCCGGCCAGCTCGACAAGGCCAAGCCCAAGGTTGCGCCGACCTGGGGCGATGCGGCCCTGCCCGAGCCCGAGCCCGTCGTCCTGCCGCAGCGCCAGATCGACCTCGGCGCATGA
- a CDS encoding SO2930 family diheme c-type cytochrome, with product MRRLLAGLAALAALGAAPKPAEPALDLLLAEAPAPKLSDYRLPLRDGGRAAGPGLTPYDLNTPLFSDYAEKFRFVYLPPGAKAEYRAQGAFEFPVGTTLVKTFAYPADFRAPDRGVRSLETRLLIRKAEGWVALAYAWNADQTEAVLKRAGARIDVAFVDAAGRPRTVDYAVPNQNQCKECHQLDKAVQPLGPKARNLNGEFAYASGRENQLAHWTRLGLLAGAPQPAAAPRTARWDDPAEPLEARARAYLDANCAHCHHPRAIASNSGLFLQWEETNPVAIGVGKRPVAAGRGSGGLEFAIAPGHPEASILVHRMASNEPGVMMPELGRSVVHEEGLALVREYVRSLKAP from the coding sequence ATGAGGCGGCTGCTCGCCGGCCTCGCCGCGCTGGCGGCGCTGGGCGCGGCCCCGAAGCCGGCCGAGCCGGCCCTGGACCTGCTGCTCGCCGAGGCGCCGGCGCCGAAGCTCTCGGACTACCGCCTGCCGCTGCGCGACGGCGGCCGCGCCGCGGGTCCCGGCCTGACGCCCTACGACCTGAACACGCCGCTATTCAGCGACTACGCCGAGAAGTTCCGCTTCGTGTACCTGCCGCCGGGGGCCAAGGCCGAATACCGCGCGCAGGGCGCGTTCGAGTTCCCGGTGGGGACCACCCTGGTGAAGACCTTCGCCTATCCGGCCGACTTCCGCGCGCCGGACCGGGGCGTCCGCTCGCTGGAGACCCGGCTCCTGATCCGCAAGGCCGAGGGCTGGGTCGCCCTGGCCTACGCCTGGAACGCCGACCAGACCGAGGCGGTGCTGAAGCGCGCCGGCGCGCGGATCGACGTCGCGTTCGTCGACGCCGCCGGCCGGCCGCGGACGGTGGACTACGCGGTCCCCAACCAGAACCAGTGCAAGGAGTGCCACCAGCTCGACAAGGCGGTGCAGCCGCTGGGCCCCAAGGCGCGCAACCTGAACGGCGAGTTCGCCTACGCCTCGGGGCGCGAGAACCAGCTCGCCCACTGGACCCGCCTGGGGCTGCTGGCCGGGGCGCCGCAGCCGGCGGCCGCGCCGCGGACCGCCCGCTGGGACGACCCGGCCGAGCCGCTGGAGGCGCGGGCGCGGGCCTATCTCGACGCCAACTGCGCCCACTGCCACCATCCGCGGGCCATCGCCTCGAACAGCGGCCTCTTCCTGCAGTGGGAGGAGACGAACCCCGTCGCCATCGGGGTCGGCAAGCGGCCGGTGGCCGCCGGGCGCGGCTCGGGCGGGCTGGAGTTCGCCATCGCCCCCGGCCATCCCGAGGCCTCAATCCTCGTCCACCGGATGGCCTCGAACGAGCCCGGCGTGATGATGCCCGAGCTCGGCCGATCGGTGGTCCACGAGGAGGGGCTGGCCCTGGTGCGCGAATACGTCCGCAGCCTGAAGGCGCCGTGA
- a CDS encoding CAP domain-containing protein encodes MSRPAAPTRRLVLAGGLAAAGVAQGARAAPGIADASPWIAYESRLRARLADAGGGRFDGPAEREILDLTNAARAASGAPPLRWDEELAETARAHAADLAHRNYFEHLSPEAFDPSHRFWLLARRTIGSPSENLALHRGSGRADPAGLMRNWRGSPPHWRNLLKPGHTHAGFGLVRIGDSDYLAGLYARPVLTLPQPFPFRPSAREFAAALQAVPEAVEASTPQGGAWSRADGAPRVMQLSARRPLEGRAYERIGGPIFVTPA; translated from the coding sequence GTGAGCCGACCCGCCGCGCCGACCCGGCGGCTGGTCCTGGCGGGGGGCCTGGCCGCCGCCGGCGTGGCGCAGGGCGCGCGGGCCGCGCCGGGCATCGCCGACGCCTCGCCCTGGATCGCCTACGAATCGCGCCTGCGCGCCCGCCTGGCCGACGCCGGCGGCGGACGTTTCGACGGCCCGGCCGAGCGCGAGATCCTGGACCTGACCAACGCGGCCCGCGCGGCGTCCGGCGCGCCGCCGCTCCGGTGGGACGAGGAGCTGGCCGAGACGGCGCGGGCGCACGCGGCCGACCTCGCCCACCGGAACTATTTCGAGCACCTCTCGCCCGAAGCCTTCGATCCCAGCCACCGGTTCTGGCTGCTCGCCCGGCGGACCATCGGCTCGCCGTCCGAGAACCTCGCCCTTCACCGCGGGAGCGGCCGCGCCGACCCCGCCGGCCTGATGCGCAACTGGCGGGGAAGCCCGCCCCACTGGCGCAACCTGCTGAAGCCCGGCCACACCCACGCCGGCTTCGGCCTCGTCCGCATCGGCGACAGCGACTACCTGGCCGGGCTCTATGCGCGGCCGGTGCTCACCCTGCCGCAGCCGTTCCCCTTCCGCCCGAGCGCGCGGGAGTTCGCCGCCGCGCTGCAGGCCGTGCCAGAGGCCGTCGAAGCCAGCACGCCCCAGGGCGGCGCCTGGTCGCGCGCCGACGGCGCGCCCCGGGTGATGCAGCTGTCCGCCCGCCGCCCCCTGGAGGGACGCGCCTACGAGCGGATCGGCGGCCCCATCTTCGTCACGCCCGCCTGA
- a CDS encoding NADH:flavin oxidoreductase — translation MANPTLFDPMSFQHGKPMKNRLMLAPLTNQQSHPDGRLSDEEFHWLTMRAKGGFGLTMTCAAHVQAQGQGFPGQLGVFSDDHLEGLTRLASAIREAGSLSSVQLHHAGNRSPKELVGQPVSASDDPETGARGLSTGEVEQLVEDFVAAAVRAETAGFDGVEMHGAHGYILAQFLSPEINRRDDRYGGSLENRSRIFFEIIDGIRRRTGPDFQLGLRLSPERFGLKLAEIVEVAQAILRDGRIDYLDMSLWDVFKEPVEEEFKGWSLMSYFTELDRGDVRLGVAGKITTAAIAAEMLDKGADYVLIGRAAILHHDFPERARDPAFRQVPVPVSADYLQGEGVSPKFVDYLRDTFRMVEPA, via the coding sequence TTGGCCAACCCGACCCTCTTCGATCCGATGTCCTTCCAGCACGGCAAGCCCATGAAGAACCGCCTCATGCTGGCGCCGCTGACCAACCAGCAGAGCCATCCCGACGGGCGGCTGTCGGACGAGGAGTTCCACTGGCTGACCATGCGCGCCAAGGGCGGCTTCGGCCTGACCATGACCTGCGCGGCCCACGTGCAGGCGCAGGGCCAGGGCTTCCCCGGCCAGCTCGGCGTCTTCTCGGACGACCACCTGGAAGGCCTGACGCGCCTGGCCTCGGCGATCCGCGAGGCGGGCAGCCTTTCGTCGGTCCAGCTGCACCACGCCGGCAACCGCTCGCCCAAGGAGCTGGTGGGCCAGCCGGTCAGCGCCTCGGACGATCCAGAGACCGGCGCGCGCGGGCTCTCCACCGGCGAGGTCGAACAGCTCGTCGAGGACTTCGTGGCCGCCGCCGTCCGCGCCGAGACGGCCGGCTTCGACGGCGTCGAGATGCACGGCGCCCACGGCTACATCCTGGCCCAGTTCCTCTCGCCCGAGATCAACCGCCGCGACGACCGCTACGGCGGCAGCCTCGAGAACCGCTCGCGCATCTTCTTCGAAATCATCGACGGGATCCGTCGGCGCACCGGGCCCGACTTCCAGCTCGGCCTGCGCCTGTCGCCCGAGCGGTTCGGCCTGAAGCTGGCCGAGATCGTCGAGGTCGCCCAGGCGATCCTGCGCGACGGCCGCATCGACTACCTCGACATGTCCCTGTGGGACGTCTTCAAGGAGCCGGTCGAAGAGGAATTCAAGGGCTGGTCCCTGATGTCCTATTTCACCGAGCTCGACCGCGGGGACGTGCGGCTGGGCGTGGCCGGCAAGATCACCACCGCCGCCATCGCGGCCGAGATGCTGGACAAGGGCGCCGACTACGTCCTGATCGGCCGGGCCGCCATCCTGCACCACGACTTCCCCGAGCGCGCCCGCGATCCGGCGTTCCGGCAGGTCCCGGTTCCGGTCAGCGCCGACTACCTGCAGGGCGAGGGCGTCAGCCCGAAGTTCGTCGACTACCTGCGCGACACCTTCCGCATGGTCGAGCCGGCCTAG
- a CDS encoding TIGR02587 family membrane protein: protein MANEESYARGLARAAAGAIVFSLPLMMTMEMWAFGFHMDRLKLALFLAVNALTVFGLARFAGFRDPSDFADDLLDALAALAVGFVVSAVMLALLGLLTLETGLREAVGMVAIQAAPASFGAVLANKQLGTHDPGAEKEDRAGYLGQLFLMAAGALFFAFNVAPTEEMILIAFKMTPWHALALIAASIAGLHALVFTVGFAGQEAHERPTLAFFHFTLAGYGIALIVSLYILWTFGRLDGPISDAVRAVAVLGFPAALGAAAARLVV from the coding sequence ATGGCCAATGAGGAAAGCTACGCGCGCGGCCTCGCCCGCGCCGCCGCCGGCGCGATCGTCTTCAGCCTGCCGTTGATGATGACGATGGAGATGTGGGCCTTCGGCTTCCACATGGACCGGCTGAAGTTGGCGCTCTTCCTGGCCGTCAATGCGCTCACCGTGTTCGGCCTGGCCCGGTTCGCCGGCTTCCGCGATCCCAGCGACTTCGCCGACGACCTGCTGGACGCCCTGGCCGCCCTGGCGGTGGGCTTCGTCGTCTCGGCCGTCATGCTCGCGCTCCTCGGCCTGCTCACCCTCGAGACCGGGCTGCGGGAAGCGGTGGGGATGGTCGCCATCCAGGCCGCGCCAGCCAGCTTCGGCGCGGTGCTCGCCAACAAGCAGCTCGGGACCCACGATCCGGGCGCGGAGAAGGAGGACCGGGCGGGCTATCTCGGCCAGCTGTTCCTGATGGCCGCCGGCGCGCTGTTCTTCGCGTTCAACGTGGCCCCCACCGAGGAGATGATCCTGATCGCCTTCAAGATGACCCCCTGGCACGCCCTGGCGCTGATCGCGGCCTCGATCGCCGGGCTCCACGCCCTGGTGTTCACCGTCGGCTTCGCCGGCCAGGAGGCGCACGAGCGGCCGACGCTGGCGTTCTTCCATTTCACCCTGGCGGGCTACGGGATCGCCCTCATCGTCAGCCTCTACATCCTCTGGACGTTCGGCCGGCTGGACGGGCCGATCAGCGACGCCGTGCGGGCGGTGGCGGTCCTGGGCTTTCCCGCCGCCCTCGGCGCCGCGGCCGCGCGGCTGGTGGTCTGA
- a CDS encoding exodeoxyribonuclease III, translated as MRIATYNISNVVKRLPNLLEWLDERRPDVVCLQELKAADALFPQAELEAAGYGAVWQGERTWNGVAILARGAEPVATRYGLPGDPTDRQARYVEAAVNGVLVASIYLPNGNPQPGPKFAYKLAWFDRLIAHAEGLVASGAPVALAGDFNVVPTALDIYRVKPHTTDALQQPQTRAAWRRLLDQGWTDAVRALHPDAPMFSFWDYLRNAWDRDAGMRLDAVLLSPSLAPRLRAAGVDRDVRGRPGASDHAPVWIELD; from the coding sequence GTGCGGATCGCCACCTACAACATCAGCAACGTCGTAAAGCGCCTGCCGAACCTCCTCGAGTGGCTGGACGAACGCCGGCCCGACGTCGTCTGCCTGCAGGAGCTGAAGGCGGCCGACGCGCTGTTCCCGCAGGCCGAGCTGGAGGCCGCCGGCTATGGGGCGGTATGGCAGGGCGAGCGGACCTGGAACGGGGTGGCCATCCTCGCCCGCGGGGCCGAGCCGGTCGCCACCCGCTATGGCCTGCCGGGCGATCCCACGGACCGCCAGGCGCGCTACGTCGAGGCGGCGGTGAACGGGGTGCTGGTCGCCTCGATCTACCTGCCGAACGGCAATCCGCAGCCCGGGCCGAAGTTCGCCTACAAGCTGGCCTGGTTCGACCGCCTGATCGCCCACGCCGAGGGGCTCGTGGCCAGCGGCGCCCCCGTCGCGCTCGCGGGCGACTTCAACGTCGTGCCCACCGCCCTCGACATCTATCGGGTGAAGCCGCACACAACCGACGCCCTGCAGCAGCCGCAGACCCGGGCGGCCTGGCGCCGGTTGCTGGACCAGGGCTGGACCGACGCCGTGCGCGCCCTGCATCCGGACGCGCCGATGTTCAGCTTCTGGGACTATCTGCGGAACGCCTGGGACCGGGACGCGGGGATGCGGCTGGACGCGGTGCTGCTCAGCCCCTCGCTCGCCCCGCGCCTGCGGGCGGCCGGGGTCGACCGGGACGTGCGCGGAAGGCCGGGCGCCAGCGACCACGCGCCGGTCTGGATCGAGCTCGACTGA
- a CDS encoding alternative oxidase, translating into MIAPLADLTVHHKPRGLSDRVAYGFVKALRFCADTFFAKRYGHRAVVLETVAAVPGMVGATLNHLKCLRRMEDDRGWIKTLMDEAENERMHLMTFIEVAKPTLFERFVVVAAQWVFYLFFFFLYLISPKTAHRVVGYFEEEAVISYTHYLAEIDEGRSENVAAPELAKRYWNLPEDATLRDVVEVVRADEAHHRDVNHGFANELGGLPQAIVPAVWPHEQLQPHWKEAA; encoded by the coding sequence ATGATCGCCCCGCTCGCCGACCTGACCGTCCACCACAAGCCCCGGGGGCTGTCGGATCGCGTGGCCTACGGATTCGTCAAGGCGCTGCGCTTCTGCGCCGACACCTTCTTCGCCAAGCGCTACGGCCACCGTGCGGTGGTGCTGGAAACCGTCGCGGCCGTGCCCGGCATGGTCGGGGCGACCCTCAACCACCTGAAGTGCCTGCGCCGCATGGAGGACGACCGCGGCTGGATCAAGACGCTGATGGACGAGGCCGAGAACGAGCGGATGCACCTGATGACCTTCATCGAGGTGGCCAAGCCGACCCTCTTCGAACGCTTCGTCGTCGTGGCGGCCCAGTGGGTCTTCTACCTGTTCTTCTTCTTCCTCTACCTGATCAGCCCCAAGACGGCTCACCGGGTGGTGGGCTACTTCGAGGAAGAGGCGGTGATCAGCTACACTCACTATCTCGCCGAGATCGACGAGGGGCGGTCGGAGAACGTGGCCGCGCCCGAGCTGGCGAAGCGCTACTGGAACCTGCCCGAGGATGCGACCCTGCGGGACGTGGTCGAGGTGGTCCGCGCGGACGAGGCCCACCACCGCGACGTGAACCACGGCTTCGCCAACGAGCTGGGCGGCCTGCCGCAGGCCATCGTCCCGGCGGTCTGGCCGCACGAGCAGCTCCAGCCGCACTGGAAGGAGGCGGCCTGA
- the glcF gene encoding glycolate oxidase subunit GlcF translates to MKTNFSPERLADPEVAASQQEIRRCVHCGFCTATCPTYVLLGDERDSPRGRIELIRAMLESDAPPTRATVTHIDRCLSCLSCVSTCPSGVDYGRLIDHARAHVEDTYRRPWPERLLRAAIPAVMTRPGRLSAALALGRLAKPLERLLPGPLKAMRRLTPAATGRRAKAGVIPAAGESRGRVALLQGCVEPALAPQIREAAIRLITRAGFDVVLAEGEGCCGALSEHLGRAEEARGLARANVQAWSRSGELSAIVTTAAGCGTMIKAYGEKLGEAGAAVAGRARDVLEFIAEVGLPPVVKPQGLAVAYHAACSLQHGQQIKLQPPALLSQAGFDVRPVAEGHLCCGSAGVYNILQPELAGRLRDRKADNIARTGAAVLAAGNVGCMAQLAPAVGMPVVHPVELLDWATGGPRPPALTPDAPLRPRAAVVAHG, encoded by the coding sequence ATGAAGACGAACTTCAGCCCAGAGCGGCTGGCCGACCCAGAGGTCGCCGCCAGCCAGCAGGAGATCCGCCGGTGCGTGCACTGCGGCTTCTGCACCGCCACCTGCCCGACCTACGTCCTGCTCGGCGACGAGCGCGACAGCCCGCGCGGCCGCATCGAGCTGATCCGGGCCATGCTGGAGAGCGACGCGCCGCCCACGCGGGCGACCGTCACCCACATCGACCGCTGCCTCTCGTGCCTGTCCTGCGTCAGCACCTGCCCGTCGGGCGTGGACTACGGCCGGCTGATCGACCACGCCCGCGCCCACGTGGAGGACACCTACCGCCGGCCCTGGCCCGAACGCCTGCTCCGCGCGGCGATCCCCGCGGTGATGACCCGGCCGGGGCGGCTCTCCGCGGCCCTGGCGCTCGGCCGGCTGGCGAAGCCGCTGGAGCGGCTGTTGCCGGGGCCGCTGAAGGCGATGCGGCGGCTCACGCCCGCCGCGACCGGCCGCCGTGCGAAGGCCGGCGTGATCCCGGCGGCGGGGGAAAGCCGCGGCCGGGTGGCGCTGCTGCAGGGGTGCGTCGAGCCCGCCCTGGCCCCCCAGATTCGCGAGGCGGCGATCCGGCTCATCACCCGCGCCGGCTTCGACGTCGTGCTGGCCGAGGGCGAGGGATGCTGCGGGGCGTTGTCCGAACATCTCGGCCGGGCCGAGGAGGCGAGGGGCCTGGCGCGCGCCAACGTGCAGGCCTGGAGCCGGTCGGGCGAGCTCTCGGCCATCGTGACCACGGCGGCCGGCTGCGGGACCATGATCAAGGCCTACGGGGAGAAGCTGGGCGAGGCGGGCGCGGCCGTGGCGGGGCGGGCGCGGGACGTGCTGGAGTTCATCGCCGAGGTCGGCCTGCCGCCGGTGGTCAAGCCCCAGGGCCTCGCCGTCGCCTACCACGCGGCCTGTTCGCTGCAGCACGGCCAGCAGATCAAGCTGCAGCCCCCGGCGCTGCTGAGCCAGGCGGGCTTCGACGTGCGGCCGGTGGCGGAGGGCCATCTCTGCTGCGGCTCGGCGGGGGTCTACAACATCCTGCAGCCCGAGCTCGCGGGGCGCCTGCGCGACCGCAAGGCCGACAACATCGCCCGCACGGGCGCAGCCGTTCTCGCCGCCGGCAACGTCGGCTGCATGGCCCAGCTCGCCCCGGCGGTGGGGATGCCGGTCGTCCATCCGGTGGAGCTGCTGGACTGGGCGACGGGCGGTCCGCGGCCGCCGGCCCTGACGCCTGACGCGCCGCTGCGGCCGCGCGCGGCTGTAGTCGCCCACGGCTGA
- the glcE gene encoding glycolate oxidase subunit GlcE translates to MAAAAIQARPPQSAEDVQQVVSEAAAHGRRIEVVGGGTKRAVGGAPADLTLSLAGLDKVVDYQPDELVLTAQAGARLADIERLLAGHGQMLAFEPPRWTGLLGASGEPTLGGSLAANLSGPRRIRAGAARDHFLGFQAVSGRGEMFKAGGKVVKNVTGYDLMKLMAGSWGTLAVLTEVTVKVLPAPRDETTVLLFGLSDAQAVAAMAQAMNGPFEVSGAAHLPPPAAARPPLAAEMAVTALRLEGFEASVAARAEALAAALKPHGRFERLDPAHSREFWGQVREVEAFVPDPRPLWRLSLPPASGWKAVEALPGEALYDWAGGLAWLLTEAEPAQVWAAARAFGGHALKVRGPGPAFEPLAGPLADLSARVKAAFDPLHVLNPGRMAAA, encoded by the coding sequence ATGGCGGCCGCCGCGATCCAGGCCCGCCCGCCGCAGAGCGCCGAGGACGTCCAGCAAGTCGTCTCCGAGGCCGCCGCCCACGGCCGCCGGATCGAGGTGGTCGGCGGCGGCACGAAGCGCGCCGTCGGCGGCGCGCCGGCCGACCTGACGCTGTCGCTGGCGGGGCTGGACAAGGTGGTCGACTACCAGCCGGACGAACTCGTGCTGACCGCCCAAGCGGGCGCCCGGCTGGCCGACATCGAGCGGCTGCTCGCCGGCCACGGCCAGATGCTGGCTTTCGAGCCGCCGCGCTGGACGGGCCTGCTGGGCGCGTCCGGAGAGCCGACGCTGGGCGGGTCGCTGGCGGCGAACCTGTCGGGCCCGCGCCGCATCCGCGCCGGCGCCGCCCGCGACCACTTCCTCGGCTTCCAGGCGGTGTCCGGGCGCGGCGAGATGTTCAAGGCCGGCGGCAAGGTCGTGAAGAACGTCACCGGCTACGATCTGATGAAGCTGATGGCCGGGTCCTGGGGCACGCTGGCGGTGCTGACCGAGGTCACGGTCAAGGTGCTGCCGGCGCCGCGCGACGAGACGACGGTGCTGCTGTTCGGCCTGTCCGACGCCCAGGCGGTCGCGGCCATGGCCCAGGCGATGAACGGCCCCTTCGAGGTCTCGGGCGCCGCCCACCTGCCGCCGCCCGCCGCCGCCCGCCCGCCGCTGGCCGCCGAGATGGCGGTCACCGCGCTGCGGCTGGAAGGGTTCGAGGCTTCGGTGGCCGCAAGGGCCGAGGCCCTGGCGGCGGCGCTCAAGCCGCACGGCCGTTTCGAGCGGCTGGATCCCGCCCATTCGCGGGAGTTCTGGGGCCAGGTCCGGGAGGTGGAGGCCTTCGTCCCCGATCCGCGGCCGCTCTGGCGGCTCTCGCTCCCGCCGGCCTCGGGCTGGAAGGCGGTCGAGGCCCTCCCGGGCGAGGCGCTCTACGATTGGGCGGGCGGGCTCGCCTGGCTGCTTACCGAGGCAGAGCCGGCCCAGGTGTGGGCCGCGGCGCGCGCGTTCGGCGGCCATGCGCTGAAGGTCCGGGGACCCGGGCCGGCGTTCGAGCCGCTCGCGGGGCCGCTGGCCGACCTCAGCGCGAGGGTGAAGGCCGCCTTCGACCCCCTGCATGTGCTCAACCCGGGTCGGATGGCGGCCGCATGA